One Alnus glutinosa chromosome 3, dhAlnGlut1.1, whole genome shotgun sequence genomic region harbors:
- the LOC133864722 gene encoding elongation of fatty acids protein 3-like, whose translation MISKTLTYWLSEHPVIVGFRWSHAQSWGSTWSFLFTSIAFYLILSTLLHLFLAVLLRPGRSVPLGPIPALHSLSMALISATIATGILLSAAAEIRDTRWFWRRSKTPFQWLLCFPLGTRPSGRVFFWSYLFYLTRFLHMLRTIFAVLRHRRLAFFQLFNHSILTCMAFLWLEFSQSFQVLAIVLTTSVYSVVYGYRFWTAIGLPGACFPFVVSCQMVLLGCNLVCHIGVLLLHFFKGGCNGIGAWVFNSVLNGAILLLFLKFYVKMHLRKRKCGSEVVPEVKKCKNE comes from the coding sequence ATGATCAGCAAAACCCTGACCTACTGGCTCTCGGAGCACCCTGTGATCGTGGGGTTCCGGTGGAGCCACGCACAGTCGTGGGGCTCCACCTGGTCCTTCCTCTTCACCTCAATCGCGTTCTACCTGATCCTCTCGACCCTGCTCCACCTCTTCCTCGCGGTTCTCCTCCGGCCTGGCCGGTCCGTACCGCTCGGACCCATTCCGGCCCTGCACAGCCTCTCTATGGCCCTAATCTCCGCCACCATCGCCACCGGAATCCTCCTCTCCGCCGCCGCCGAGATCCGAGACACCCGCTGGTTCTGGCGCCGCTCCAAGACCCCCTTCCAATGGCTCCTCTGCTTCCCTCTCGGCACCCGACCCTCGGGCCGGGTCTTCTTCTGGTCCTACCTCTTCTACCTCACCCGCTTCCTCCACATGCTGCGGACAATCTTCGCCGTCCTACGACATCGTAGGCTCGCCTTCTTCCAGCTCTTCAACCACTCCATCCTCACCTGCATGGCCTTCCTCTGGCTCGAGTTTTCGCAGTCATTTCAAGTCCTGGCCATCGTCTTGACGACGTCGGTTTACTCCGTGGTGTATGGGTACCGGTTCTGGACCGCCATCGGGCTGCCCGGCGCGTGCTTTCCCTTCGTGGTGAGCTGCCAGATGGTGCTTCTGGGTTGCAACCTGGTGTGCCACATTGGGGTCCTgttgcttcatttcttcaaagGCGGTTGCAACGGGATTGGCGCGTGGGTGTTCAATTCTGTCCTCAACGGGGCTATTCTGTTGCTGTTCTTGAAGTTCTACGTGAAAATGCACTTGAGGAAGAGAAAGTGCGGGTCCGAGGTTGTTCCGGAGGTGAAGAAGTGTAAAAATGAGTAA